The region CCAGAAACATCGGGAGTTGTTTGGCGATAATAAACCCTCACCTTACCCACGTGGTCATCAAAAGCCCTAATTTCTAATTCTGTAAAATCCGCGCTCCTCTTTGTCTGTTAGCTTGATTGGAAGCGCGGCAAAAATTCGTCGAATGGTCGGAGGGTTCTTCGGCCCCATCTGAAAAGCTCAAGGTCATGGCGAGCATGATTTTTCAGCCTAACGGCTCTCCAATCCATACTGTAATCCTGGACCATTGATCCAGTATTAATGCAGGTTTTGCGGTTTCAAGAAGGCGCCATAGGCGCACCTGCCCATCAGGTTCCGGTAGCCAATCGTCGAGGATGATCGAATGCTCGAACGACTGACGGGCAACAATGGCCGTCAGAACCATATCGGCGATTGCCCGGTAATGATCGGCGGCGTAGATCGGCCCGGGCGGCAGCTCCAAGCGATAGGGTTCCAAGCGTGCCCGCGCATCGAAAATACCTGCATCGCCCAATAAGGGCTTGGTATTCAGCAAGTCGTCGCCAACGAGCTGGTACGGCCCTGGCGGACGACCGGCAGTCCCTTCGAAGGTCTCGGAAAAATGCCAGTCGCCCGTCCCCTCGGGCGCCGGGATGTTCAGTGCAGTTAAGCCGGTCAGATAGTGGTCTTTTGTGGTTTGAGGGAATGAGGATATTTTAGGAGTTAAAAAAATCACGACTCAGCCCTCGGCCGCACCACGCTCTTGATGGCATCCCGCATCACTGCCTGGGTCCCTTCAATTTTCCAGAGCAGCGCTCGAATAGTCGACTCCCCAAACTGCGCGGTTTTGACATCGTTGGTAAGCCACAATTTGAGCAAGCCGCCCAGCCGGCCTAAATCGCCGTTGATTCGCATCAGGTCGTCAATTTTCTCGCCATCGACGACGCCCTTGGGTTCGTAACCGAACCCAAGGGTCAACAGGTACGACGACAGTGGCAGTCCAACGCGAGCAGCGTTGGACTCGATCGGTTGCCGCTCTTCGGGCAGGCAATAGACCTTGATCGGTGGACTGTCTTTTCTTGTGGTTGGTTTTTCTCTTCCATAGGTCAATCGCTTTTTCCGGCGGTAGCCGGTGCCTCGCAGAGCAGGATTCCCGTTGAGCACCCAGTGCGAATAAGGGAAGTGAAGTAGGAGCTCCGGTTTACCGGTGGGCCTACTTCACATATCCTGCCCGCCTTTCAGCATGGTTTTCTGTGGGGATACAGGTCTGTAATCCGATGATAAACCTATGCCAGTCCAATGGAAAATAAAAAAAACCGCGGAATCCAGGAATTTAACGCGCTTCCTGACCAGTTTCCGCACGAAATACACGCGAAATACAGCGGTTTACTTATGCTTTCCACATACCCAAAGTCATCATATTTCAAACGACATCAAGGGGTCAGAAATAGCCAGTCATTAGGATCAGTACTTTAGTACCGCGCCCATCAGGCCTCAGCTAAATCATCTTGACGCTTTGCCTGATGAGGTCCGCCAAATGCTGGTGATCGGCGGCGTGATCTGGGGCAACAATACAGCGGACGATTTCTTTTTGCAAAGCCACGGCGTGGCGACTCCGAACGCCTTCTGGAAGGTGATCGTGCGCGGATCCGGCCAGGACGAGCGCGCGATCGCCTGGATCGTGCCGAATTCGGCGCAGGCGACGAAAAAGAACCTGGACCGCTATCTGGTCACCGTCGACGAGATCGAGCGGCTGACCGGCGAGAAGATACCGGTCGCGGATTACGCCAAGCATGACAAGCCCTCGGCTTCCTGGATGATTCCAGCCGGATGCGATAAAGGCTAAAAAATTACGGTAATTATGATAATTACATAATTATCATAATTACACTTTAATCAGTGTAATTTACCTGCTATACTTAACCTATCCCCCCCACCACATGCTAGGAGTAACGCCATGGCCGCACCTAAACTGACCGAAGATGAAGTCCACGCCGCATGCGTCGATATCGTGGCGCAAGGCGAGCGCCCCACCGCCTTGACTTTATTGGAAAAGCTAGGCCGCGGCAGCCTCACCACCATCACTAAATACCTGAATACCTGGCAGGCCACGGATGAGGCCCAGGCGTTGAAAAGCGAAGCGCTACCGGCAGTCGTCAAGGTTCCGGCGGAATTGTCGAGAGAAGGCGAGGATTTGCTGAAAAAGATGTGGAACACGGCCAAGGGGATTGCCGACGAGGAACTGGAAATCCAGCGGGAAGCGTTGAAGCAGGCCGAGCAGGCCAACCAGGCTAAAGTCGAGGAGGCCTTCAAGTTTTCCGAAGTCCAGAACATGAAGATCGAGCGCCTGGAAGATGACTTTAATACCATCAGGAAGCAATTTGATGCCGAATATAAAGCCCATAAGGAAACTCGTGGTCATCTGGCAGAGGCCGAAAAAATCAATGTTGGGATTCTGAAGGACAACGACCGACTGCAGCACGAGATCGCCGAGCTGAAAAAGCAGCAGGCCGCGCTGGAGGAGGCGAACAAGACCGCTGTGCAGGAGAAACAGGCACTGCAAAAACAGCACGAGGAAGCGCTTAAAAAGAAAGACGCGGAAATAAAGACGCTCGACATGCAGGTGCATAAGCTCCAGATGTCGCTGGACTCGGCCGTCAGCTCCAACGAGCAATTGAAAACCGATATCAAGGCCAAGGCCTCCGAGTTATCTAAACGGACCGTCGAAGTCGAGACGCTGAGCGTCCGTTATGAGTCTTCTACCGCTGAATTAAAGACGGCCAAAGCCGAGCTGAAAGCCGCGAACAAAGCGGTTTCCGATGCCGAAAAAATGGTCGCCAAGCTGGAAGGGCAGCTGGAGGTCTACGTGAGCCTTGAAGAGAAAGGGAAGCCGGAATAAAGTAAACGCGGCGTATTTAAACAGGGGGTAAGGTGCCAAGACTCTTTTTGTTTCCTTGGTTGGTTGCCATATTGATCTTTGTCGTCGGGTGCAGCATTACTGTCCAGCAGAAGCCGAATATCAACTTCCCTAAGCCGAGCGGTGCGCACGTGCTGATCCTTGGCGAATTCACGTCAGATCAGCCTGGATGGAAACCGCTAGAACCTTACTTTCGTAAAGAAATAGTGGAGTATCTCGTCGACCATAACGCTTTCGAAAGCGTTCTTGACGGCTCCGAGCATAAAAGCGATGCCCTGATGTTGACCGAAACTGTTAAGGGAAGTTGCCGAGGGGAGCGCCGCCGCGCGCGTTAATCGGCTTCGGAGCAGGAAAGGCAATGCTTAAAGGACAGTTCGAACTTCGGGACGCCTCTGGGAATACCCTGCTTCGGTTCGAGAGCCACGGCGCCGAATATGGAGGCGGGGGATTACTTTTCGGTGTTGCGGGGATGGCCGGCGCTATCGGGGGCAAGGAGCGCTTGATAAAGGGTTTTGCCGTTAATGTTGCAAATACCGTAATGCGCCGGTCAAAAGGGAAAAATCTCTATTGAGAGAGGAGAGGGGGCTAAAGAGAGTTCTTTCACTCGTTTCTCGAAAAACAACAACAAGCTCTTTTGTTGTTGTTTTAATAAACAACATATTTAAATATATTTAGCTTTCTGGAACCATTGCACGGCGCGGCCTGCAGCGATTTTATGTCACTGTTTAGGGGATGAAATGTCACTGTTTAGGGGATAAATCCGGTTTTTAATGTCACTGTTTAGGGGATCAATCGATTATTGCTGGTTATAGTTTTTAAGCTATTGATTAATAATGCATTTGTTTTTGTTTATAATCGGTTTATTCCGTTAATGTCACTGTTTAGGGGATGAAATGTCACTGTTTAGGGGATGACTATCAAGCCAAAGGTGAGGGTCTTACGATGGGTAACGGCATCACCTATTGTCACTTAAAAAACTCTTGTGTTGGGGTGACAATTTAATATAATGCCTTCATGGCAAAGAAAGAGCTTCAGGTAGCTTTAACCCCGCAAAAAGAGCAAGTTCGCAAGCATGTTGCCGCTATTCATACGAGCGGCGAACTGTCGCTATTGGAGCGCAAGATGGCGAATGTGCTGCTTTTGAATGCCTATGATTCCTTGGTGACAAGACGGACACATATGCTACCGGTAAAGCATTTATGCGCGATGCTCGGCTGGGATGAGAGCAACAACATCGAGCGACTGCAGGACGTACTGCGCAAGCTGGCATCGACCACCATCGAATTCAACATGATGGAGGACGGAAAGGATGTCTGGCGGGTCATGTCGATGCTGTCCTATGGCGAGATCAGGGAAGGCACCTGCACCTACCGTTACGACGAATACCTGGCCGAGCGCCTTTACGATCCGGAGATATACGCGACGATCAATATCGGCGTGCAGCGACGCTTCGAGGGAGGGTATGCTTTGACGCTGTATGAGAACTGTCTCAGGTATAAGGCGATCGGCTCCACCGGGTGGTGGGAATTAAGCAGGTTTCGCCGGATCATGGGCGCCGAGGCGGGGCTTTATGACGACTTTCGGCGGCTGAACGAGCGCGTTATCCGTCCGTCCATCAAAGAAATAAACCGTGTATCGGATATTCAATTAGAACCCGAGTTTCAAAGGCAAGGCCGCAAAGTCTCAGCTGTCCGCTTTTTGGTGACCGAGAACCCCCAGCAAACCCTGTTGAAGCCGATGATCAAGGACGACCATGCGGCGGTTCGTGAATCCCAAATATTCAAACGCCTGGTGGACCATGGCATAGGGGAACGCCTTGCCATTCTGTGGATACTGCAGGACGAGGAGCGGGCCAGGCAGGTGGTCGAGTACGTGGAAGCAAAGGCGAAGAAAAAGCAGGTCAAGGGCACGACCGCCGGCTATATCCGGACGCTCTACGAGAGCGACGCCGTGGTCGGCAAGACCCCTTTCGAAGCCAAGAAGGAGCAAGAGATTCAGGCCAAAATCGAGGCAGAGCAGCGCGAGGCCCAGGAAAAACGGCGCGCCGAGATCGAAGCCGAGTATGTGCGCGAGCGCATCAATAAAGCCGTGACCGGCTTATCGCTGGATGACAAGCGCGCCTGGATCCAGCGCTATATCGACGAGCTGGGAGCCGAAAAGGCGAAATCCTACCAGGCCGAAACCGTGGAGTTTCGCGATAGACTGGAACGCCTGCATTTTTCAGCCTGGCTGCGGAAGCAGCTTGCATCGAAGATCAAGCCGGCGGAGTTTAAGGCGTGGCTGAAGGAAAAAGGGTATGCTGCGATGAAGGATTAGCCGGATTGTTTCACGCGGAACTCTTGATATATTACTTTACTTAGCTTTAACATGACTGCACAATTAATTGTATTAATTAGCTATTTATGTAATTTTCCGCGTCTGGCGGCGCGACCAGGAAGCGGCCTTACTGGGCTCAAATTGCCGGTGCTGAAGCCTTTAGCCAATCCCGTAAAAATGGATGATGCGAGAAAACTGGATAGCTGTACTGAATGAAATACCACCTCATAACTGCTGTGATTCTGCTGGTTGCCTTGGTATTTTATGGGCTTGGCTATTCGTCTTTAGGCGGAATAGCGATTGTGATCGGCGGCGTCTTTGAGCTTTGGTTTTGGGTGAGGCTTTTTCGTGGTACTTAAAGGATTTATCGGTTATGGAGGATCGCTAAATTCAAATTGCTGATAATAGTCTGGCTAGATGCTGATGGAAGGAAATGAAACGATAAATCAGGATACACCGCTGATGGTTGCCGAAAACAGGGTAAAGGATTTGGAACGCAAAGCTATTGCAGCTTATAGAGCGGCCTATCCCGACGGTCCGCTGGCAGGATTTGCACAAAGATACGCGTCTTGAATGGGTTGCTTATCTTGAAAAGATGACGCCTGGCAGACAGATCAATAAGTGATTGTCTTATTGCCACAAATTGCTGATTTCCCCCCAAACATATTTATTCCATGATTTCATCATTCGCCGCAGCCTCGGAAACCGCGCATCGGCACCGATGGCCAGCGGTTAAAAGAATTCTCTTCGAGGATCGCTTCGGTACTGTTGATCCGGTGAAAAAGTAATACTTTAATAGTAATACTTTGCCGTGGGAAAAGTAAATAGGGATGAGATTGCTGGGTTGTGATGGAGAGGGAGGCCCTGGTGGTCGACCTGGTAGCCGAAATCCGGAAGGGCAAGTATGCGATCCTGTCCGGCCCGGTCGGCATCGGGAAAGCGGCGGAGCTGAAAGTGGCGCTGGAAAAAGAAATCGCTGTATTTCGCGTGTATTTCGTGCGGAATACTGGTCAGGAAACGCGTTAAATTCCTGGATTTCGC is a window of Methylomicrobium agile DNA encoding:
- a CDS encoding DNA/RNA non-specific endonuclease, with product MPDEVRQMLVIGGVIWGNNTADDFFLQSHGVATPNAFWKVIVRGSGQDERAIAWIVPNSAQATKKNLDRYLVTVDEIERLTGEKIPVADYAKHDKPSASWMIPAGCDKG
- a CDS encoding RepB family plasmid replication initiator protein, encoding MAKKELQVALTPQKEQVRKHVAAIHTSGELSLLERKMANVLLLNAYDSLVTRRTHMLPVKHLCAMLGWDESNNIERLQDVLRKLASTTIEFNMMEDGKDVWRVMSMLSYGEIREGTCTYRYDEYLAERLYDPEIYATINIGVQRRFEGGYALTLYENCLRYKAIGSTGWWELSRFRRIMGAEAGLYDDFRRLNERVIRPSIKEINRVSDIQLEPEFQRQGRKVSAVRFLVTENPQQTLLKPMIKDDHAAVRESQIFKRLVDHGIGERLAILWILQDEERARQVVEYVEAKAKKKQVKGTTAGYIRTLYESDAVVGKTPFEAKKEQEIQAKIEAEQREAQEKRRAEIEAEYVRERINKAVTGLSLDDKRAWIQRYIDELGAEKAKSYQAETVEFRDRLERLHFSAWLRKQLASKIKPAEFKAWLKEKGYAAMKD
- the traJ gene encoding conjugal transfer transcriptional regulator TraJ; protein product: MTYGREKPTTRKDSPPIKVYCLPEERQPIESNAARVGLPLSSYLLTLGFGYEPKGVVDGEKIDDLMRINGDLGRLGGLLKLWLTNDVKTAQFGESTIRALLWKIEGTQAVMRDAIKSVVRPRAES
- a CDS encoding DNA-binding protein, with the translated sequence MAAPKLTEDEVHAACVDIVAQGERPTALTLLEKLGRGSLTTITKYLNTWQATDEAQALKSEALPAVVKVPAELSREGEDLLKKMWNTAKGIADEELEIQREALKQAEQANQAKVEEAFKFSEVQNMKIERLEDDFNTIRKQFDAEYKAHKETRGHLAEAEKINVGILKDNDRLQHEIAELKKQQAALEEANKTAVQEKQALQKQHEEALKKKDAEIKTLDMQVHKLQMSLDSAVSSNEQLKTDIKAKASELSKRTVEVETLSVRYESSTAELKTAKAELKAANKAVSDAEKMVAKLEGQLEVYVSLEEKGKPE